ACCTCCGCCAAGAAGAAGGCGTTCGGATTCGCGCGAACGAGAAAGCCGCCGAACGGAGCCCAGAGATTGCGGCGAAGCTCCCCCTCGTTCGGATCGGCGAACGACCATCCGTGCGGGTCGCGCACTCGAACATCGGTGAGGCCGACGCCCGCGTGTAGACCCACCGGACCGATCTGCTTCGACGACACCGCATAGAGCTTGGTGAGTCGCGTCTCGCAATCAACGGTATCCACGGATCCCTCGAGTCGCTGCCAGTTCGTCGTCCCCCGGAGCGCGAGCGCCAAGGCGGGAAGAGTCCTCCGCTCGCGGAGCAAGCGGACTCGGAACGCCGACGTCGGGAAGCTCGACGACCCCTGCCGAAGGGCGTTGATAACCGACTGCGAGGCGACCTCGATGTCCGCGACGTCGCCGAGACCAAGGCCGAGACGCCCGAAGAGGCTTCGCTCCTTCTCCACTCCGAGCGCTCCGCCGCCGGTGGAGTACACCCTGAGAGAGCCGAGCACCTCTGCCGTCGGGATGTTGAAGAGTCTCGGGAGGTTCACGGGGTTCGACTCGAGAATCTTCGTGATGCCGGGAGCGTTCTTCTTCCTCTCCGGCTTCCCGCTTTCCGGCGCCGGATCGACGCCCATCCCATCCACCGATCGACTCGAGGGGATTTCGCCCGCGCGGATCTCGTCCCGAATCGCGGCGGCTTTTTCCTCGTCGAGGGAGCCGCCGCACTGGATGCAAAAGCGCTGGACCCAACTGTTCCGGAGTTTGCACGCGGAGCAATCAACGCTGTCCGGATGATCGTCCTCCGCGAACGCCCAGCCGTGCGCGAAGAGGAGCAGAAGCGCGGCGAAAACAGCCATCGCCGCCGACGATCGAACGAAGCGTCTCATCGAATCGCCCTCCCTCCGAACAGATCGGTTGATTCCACTCTACACCGGCCCACGACGACCGTCCACGGATCAATTGTCGAGGAAGCGAGATTCGCCCGCCGGAAGCTCGATCACGATCCGCGCGCCTCTCCCCTCTCGGTTCGACGCGCGGATCCGCCCGCCGTGCGACTCGACGATCCGGTGCGAGATCGCGAGGCCGAGCCCGGTCCCCTCGTCCTTCGTCGTGAAGAAGGGGGTGAAGAGGTTCTCGAGCGCTTCGCGCGAGAAGCCGGGACCGTCGTCCTCCACGACGATCTCGATCCGGCCCGATTCCTTGATGTGCGAAGCGAACACGTCCACCCGTCCTCCCTCGCCCGACGCCTGGAGCGCGTTGAGGAGCACGTTGAGAAGCACCTGCCGGATCTGCTCCGGATCTCCCTTCACGCGCGGCAGGGGCCCCTCCGGCTCCCGAAAGCGGATCGGCGTCTCGTCATCGTCGTCCCTTCGCCCGCGAAGGAGCGCGATCACCTCGGCGATCCCCTCGAGTGGATCGAGATCCCTCTCCTTCATCGGGAGCGGCTTCGCGAACGAGAGGAAGCGCGTGAGGACGCCGTTCAGGCGGACCGCCTCCCGGACGAGCGTGCCCAGAAGATCGCGCTTCGGATGGCCCGCGGGAAAGTCATCCGCGAGAAGCTCGGCGGACGCCTTGATCGACGTGAGCGGGTTTCGGATCTCGTGCGCGAGTCCGGCGGAGAGCTTGCCGACCGCGGCGAGCCTCGCCGAACGAATCAACTCCTCTTCCATTCTCTCTTTTTCGCGAAGCGTTTCCTGAAGCGAGTCGGCGGTCTTTCGGAGCCGCTCCTTCGTCGCCGCCTCGCGGCTCACGAGAAGACCGGTCACGCCGCCGACCACGACGTAGAGGACCATCTCCAGAATCTTCTCCGCGGGACGGCCCGGGTCGTGCGTGTAGTGTCCAAACGCGTGCGGCCAGTAGACGACGCAGACCGCGATCGCGGCGAGCGTCCCTCCGCGGACCCCGCCCGCGAACGCAGCGAGGATGATCGGCAGGTAGTACAAACGGCGGTAGATATCGTGCAAACGATGCGCGGACGGATCGGTCGCATAGTGCAGCACCGACACCGCCGCGATCAGCGCCGCGATCGGAAGATAGCGAACCAACGCGCTCCGCATGGGCATTCTCCGGGGCGACGAACAACCGTCTTAACTACTATAGAAGCGGGATCGCGCAAGGCGCCAGGAGAAGTTAGCCGGCCGCGCGGTGCCTCAACCCGGCGTCACGGCTCTTCACTTCGATGGTTTCGGTCTGTCTTCTTCTGGTTTTCGAACTCTCTGCTTCCCCGCTAGCCAACGTGCTTGCCGAGCAGACAGACCTCGAAGACGAGGGGTCTAAGATCATGGAAGTGCCACCGGACGACCGAGGACGGGATCTCCGCATGGCGAATCAACGCGGCCTCAATCTTTCGGTAATTCCCCGGGGATGTGCGCCTAAGATCCCTGGCCATGAGCG
This genomic window from Candidatus Eisenbacteria bacterium contains:
- a CDS encoding sensor histidine kinase → MRSALVRYLPIAALIAAVSVLHYATDPSAHRLHDIYRRLYYLPIILAAFAGGVRGGTLAAIAVCVVYWPHAFGHYTHDPGRPAEKILEMVLYVVVGGVTGLLVSREAATKERLRKTADSLQETLREKERMEEELIRSARLAAVGKLSAGLAHEIRNPLTSIKASAELLADDFPAGHPKRDLLGTLVREAVRLNGVLTRFLSFAKPLPMKERDLDPLEGIAEVIALLRGRRDDDDETPIRFREPEGPLPRVKGDPEQIRQVLLNVLLNALQASGEGGRVDVFASHIKESGRIEIVVEDDGPGFSREALENLFTPFFTTKDEGTGLGLAISHRIVESHGGRIRASNREGRGARIVIELPAGESRFLDN